Proteins encoded by one window of Candidatus Lernaella stagnicola:
- a CDS encoding exodeoxyribonuclease III has product MRIYSWNVNGIRACVRKGFAPWLATCGGTIIGMQEVRAAPEQIPPEAASPSGWHVHFVAAQKPGYSGVGLLSRRLPDEIEISLGPAKYDVEARLQIARFGRLTVANVYVPNGSGPNRDLSRIPYKLAFQRLLFRRLQPHLENGERLLVMGDFNTAHQEIDLARPKANEKNSGFRPEERRALGRLLARDWIDTFRHFVTDGGHYSWWSQHSGARERNVGWRIDYILASPAAMEFVRGATIHPHVTASDHCPISVEVDDAIFD; this is encoded by the coding sequence ATGAGAATCTATTCCTGGAACGTCAACGGTATCAGGGCCTGCGTGCGCAAGGGCTTCGCCCCCTGGCTCGCCACCTGTGGCGGCACGATCATCGGGATGCAGGAGGTACGCGCCGCGCCGGAACAAATCCCCCCGGAGGCTGCTTCGCCTTCGGGTTGGCACGTTCACTTCGTGGCGGCGCAAAAGCCCGGCTACAGCGGTGTCGGCCTGCTATCCCGCCGTCTTCCGGACGAGATCGAGATTTCCCTCGGCCCGGCGAAGTATGACGTGGAAGCACGGCTGCAGATCGCCCGCTTCGGCCGTCTGACGGTGGCCAATGTCTACGTACCCAACGGGTCCGGCCCGAACCGCGACCTCTCGCGCATTCCCTACAAGCTCGCTTTTCAACGACTGCTTTTTCGGCGACTGCAACCGCATCTCGAAAACGGCGAACGGCTTTTGGTGATGGGTGATTTCAACACGGCCCATCAGGAAATCGATTTGGCGCGGCCCAAAGCCAACGAGAAAAACAGCGGCTTCCGCCCGGAAGAGAGACGCGCCTTGGGGCGGCTGCTGGCGCGCGATTGGATCGACACCTTCCGGCACTTCGTCACCGACGGGGGCCACTACTCGTGGTGGAGCCAGCACTCGGGCGCGCGCGAGCGCAACGTCGGTTGGCGCATCGACTACATCCTGGCCTCCCCGGCGGCGATGGAATTCGTGCGCGGCGCGACCATTCACCCGCACGTCACGGCTTCGGACCACTGCCCGATCAGCGTGGAGGTTGACGACGCGATATTCGATTGA
- a CDS encoding radical SAM/SPASM domain-containing protein, whose protein sequence is MRRLWTYLRRRPTVETGPAVVTVETTTHCNLRCTFCHRTHSPTPERVLPLDIFRTLIDDPRHRIDTMHLYGMGEPLMDPHLVDRIALCRERGIQTHIATNATLLDERKTTELLDAGLTAVTFSVDTLRPEVYEDLRRGANYARTVANILHFLERRRASKRQPFVFVQMLRTEQTAKEIGAIRHFWRQRGVTAVRVCRDEFTNRPPHIHDRRHHYTSAGPCPFLWYGPALVRADGGLYPCCSAGLDGEPAANLNETSLYDFWTGPMMREIRETHLAGRRHPVSNCFACQSQKPIPILASLAGLADGITARRLGVRAEQWAETFSWRLTYRETS, encoded by the coding sequence ATGCGACGCCTTTGGACTTACCTGCGTCGCCGGCCGACGGTCGAAACCGGCCCGGCCGTGGTGACCGTAGAGACCACGACGCACTGCAACCTGCGTTGTACCTTCTGCCACCGGACGCACTCCCCGACGCCCGAGCGCGTGCTGCCTCTGGATATCTTTCGCACGTTGATCGACGACCCACGGCACCGCATCGACACGATGCACCTTTACGGCATGGGTGAGCCGTTGATGGACCCGCACCTGGTCGATCGCATCGCGCTGTGCCGCGAGCGCGGCATCCAGACCCACATCGCGACCAACGCCACACTGCTGGACGAACGCAAGACCACCGAACTGCTCGACGCCGGTTTGACCGCCGTGACGTTTTCGGTCGACACGCTGCGGCCGGAGGTTTACGAAGACTTGCGGCGCGGCGCCAACTACGCGCGAACCGTCGCGAACATTCTTCACTTCCTGGAACGACGCCGGGCAAGCAAGCGGCAACCCTTTGTCTTTGTCCAAATGCTGCGCACCGAGCAGACGGCCAAAGAAATCGGCGCCATCCGACACTTTTGGCGTCAACGCGGCGTGACCGCAGTGCGCGTCTGTCGAGACGAGTTCACCAACCGGCCGCCGCACATCCACGACCGGCGACATCATTACACATCCGCCGGACCCTGCCCGTTTCTCTGGTACGGGCCCGCATTGGTGCGCGCCGATGGCGGACTGTATCCCTGTTGCTCCGCGGGCTTGGACGGCGAGCCGGCAGCTAACTTGAACGAAACTTCGTTGTACGATTTTTGGACCGGGCCCATGATGCGCGAGATCCGCGAGACGCATCTGGCGGGACGGCGTCACCCGGTTTCGAATTGTTTCGCCTGCCAATCCCAGAAGCCGATCCCGATTCTCGCTTCGCTGGCCGGACTGGCCGACGGCATCACGGCGCGGCGTCTCGGGGTGCGCGCCGAACAATGGGCCGAAACGTTTTCCTGGAGGCTAACCTATCGTGAAACAAGCTGA
- a CDS encoding 3-oxoacyl-[acyl-carrier-protein] synthase III C-terminal domain-containing protein: protein MIKHPLPLKIIGIGRYLPKRVVTNAEIEDMAGLARGTIEKTAAGVVERRWVTDETASEMGAGAAQEALDDAGLTIQDIDLILNASGSAEQAIPDGAPLLQRALGMADSGLPGFTVHATCLSFLVALNVAANYLFTGMYKNILIVTSEIASGGINPKEPESFVLFGDAAAAVVVTRPPEGDPSAMTHYLLRTWGSGAYYTCIMGGGTRHHPNHPDTTREHNYFHMDGWPVYQLARKKGPETLEMMRPGILTDHDDIKVTVPHQASMLAIKTMVRLGLPEERIAVTIDRVGNCIAASIPVTLYEVIREKRVERGDNILLFGTGAGLSIGSSILRY from the coding sequence TTGATTAAACACCCTTTGCCACTAAAGATTATTGGTATCGGCCGTTATCTCCCAAAACGCGTCGTGACGAACGCCGAAATCGAAGACATGGCCGGTCTCGCGCGTGGGACGATTGAAAAAACAGCCGCCGGCGTGGTGGAACGCCGCTGGGTTACCGATGAAACGGCCTCGGAAATGGGTGCCGGCGCGGCACAGGAAGCGCTGGATGACGCAGGCCTGACAATCCAAGATATTGATCTGATCCTCAACGCCTCTGGCTCGGCCGAGCAAGCGATACCCGACGGTGCGCCGCTGTTGCAGCGAGCGTTGGGCATGGCGGATTCCGGATTGCCCGGGTTCACGGTGCACGCCACCTGTCTAAGCTTCCTGGTCGCCTTGAACGTTGCCGCGAATTATCTTTTCACGGGTATGTACAAAAATATTCTTATCGTGACCTCGGAAATCGCTTCGGGCGGCATCAATCCGAAAGAGCCGGAATCTTTCGTCCTATTCGGCGACGCCGCCGCGGCGGTAGTCGTCACGCGTCCGCCGGAGGGTGATCCCAGTGCGATGACCCACTACCTTCTGCGAACGTGGGGATCCGGCGCCTATTACACCTGCATCATGGGCGGTGGAACGAGACACCACCCGAATCATCCCGACACGACGCGCGAACACAACTACTTCCACATGGACGGCTGGCCCGTGTATCAATTGGCGCGGAAGAAGGGGCCGGAAACTCTGGAAATGATGCGCCCCGGGATTCTCACCGATCACGACGACATTAAGGTAACCGTGCCGCACCAGGCGAGCATGCTGGCGATTAAAACCATGGTGCGCCTTGGTTTGCCGGAGGAGAGAATCGCCGTCACGATCGACCGCGTCGGTAATTGCATCGCAGCGTCGATTCCCGTGACGCTTTATGAAGTGATTCGTGAAAAACGTGTCGAGCGCGGCGATAACATCCTGCTTTTCGGCACCGGCGCCGGATTATCCATCGGGTCGTCGATCCTGCGATACTAA
- a CDS encoding NAD-dependent epimerase/dehydratase family protein, whose translation MTGRDHTAPARRAKTADKFVLVTGATGFLGKRLTHMLIEQGVAVRAMGRNLRIGLKLAEAGADFVPVDLRDRAAVIRACEDVTAIVHAGALSSAWGKYRDFFDINVTGTENIIAGCLEHGVKRLVYISSPSVMSRHEVQLGLDESHALPDEFVSIYSETKAMAEERVRAVPPERLGTVILRPKAIYGWGDQALFPRIVEGLKKGRLPVFGDGNTMTNITHVDDVARACILAMESEKAAGNTYLITGGEDVNLYEVINLIAEQLGYERPSKIIPVAKAMKIGGAMEALWRLLPLGGEPLLTRYKVTVMAHSQTYDISAAQRDLGFEPQVHWRDGVEDFLDHLQGKKEEKAAPTPVESTIEPATVELTMLQAGATRARERLFGISSSWREIDIPALFGVIEHPTHGVVLFDTGYSTRFLEATATMPNKIYGLLTPVHISLEENAGPQLQARGTDPASVEWIVLSHFDPDHVGGLRDFPNARIAVWWRAWEPLVAKRGLAALWERVIPELLPEDLTARLVVLPDPSGPAIGPFEGSLDLFGDESIRLVDLSGHARGMLGAFVRTNDGGTVLLAADGCWSRRLIETGRKNFGMHRKIAKNKKKQDDVYDKLIALASEMPEVTIVPSHCPIAAAEFAVPNS comes from the coding sequence ATGACCGGCCGCGACCACACCGCACCCGCGCGGCGCGCGAAAACCGCAGATAAGTTCGTCCTGGTTACCGGCGCGACCGGCTTCCTCGGCAAACGTTTGACACACATGCTGATCGAACAAGGCGTGGCCGTGCGGGCGATGGGGCGCAACCTGCGAATCGGTCTGAAGCTCGCGGAAGCCGGCGCCGACTTTGTGCCGGTTGATCTGCGCGATCGCGCCGCTGTGATCCGCGCCTGTGAAGACGTCACCGCCATTGTGCATGCGGGCGCTTTGTCCAGCGCCTGGGGCAAGTACCGGGATTTCTTTGACATCAACGTCACGGGTACGGAGAACATCATCGCCGGTTGCCTGGAGCACGGCGTGAAGCGCCTCGTTTACATATCCTCCCCCAGTGTGATGTCACGCCACGAAGTGCAACTCGGGCTCGACGAATCACATGCCCTGCCCGACGAGTTCGTCTCCATTTATTCCGAAACAAAAGCCATGGCTGAAGAGCGCGTGCGCGCCGTCCCGCCCGAACGTCTGGGCACCGTCATCCTGCGGCCGAAGGCGATTTACGGTTGGGGCGATCAAGCGCTTTTCCCGCGCATTGTTGAAGGGCTGAAAAAGGGCCGTCTGCCCGTCTTCGGCGACGGCAATACAATGACGAACATCACGCACGTCGACGATGTAGCGCGCGCCTGCATTCTAGCCATGGAGTCGGAGAAGGCCGCCGGCAACACGTACCTGATCACGGGCGGGGAAGACGTCAATTTGTACGAAGTGATCAATTTGATCGCCGAACAACTTGGATACGAACGACCGAGCAAGATTATCCCCGTCGCCAAGGCCATGAAGATCGGCGGCGCGATGGAAGCCCTCTGGCGTCTGCTGCCCCTGGGCGGCGAACCGCTGCTGACCCGCTACAAAGTAACGGTCATGGCGCACTCGCAAACCTACGACATCAGCGCCGCCCAACGTGACCTGGGCTTCGAACCGCAGGTGCATTGGCGGGACGGAGTCGAGGATTTTCTCGATCACCTCCAGGGCAAGAAAGAGGAGAAGGCGGCTCCCACACCTGTCGAATCAACTATCGAGCCCGCGACGGTGGAATTGACGATGCTGCAAGCCGGCGCGACCAGGGCCCGCGAGCGTTTGTTCGGCATCAGTTCCAGTTGGCGGGAAATCGACATCCCGGCGCTGTTCGGCGTGATCGAGCACCCTACCCACGGCGTCGTGCTGTTCGACACGGGCTATTCCACACGTTTTCTCGAAGCGACGGCGACGATGCCCAACAAAATCTACGGCTTGCTCACACCGGTCCACATCAGCCTGGAAGAGAACGCCGGCCCACAACTGCAAGCGCGAGGCACCGACCCCGCCTCCGTCGAATGGATCGTGCTGTCCCATTTCGACCCGGACCACGTCGGCGGCCTGCGCGACTTCCCCAACGCGCGGATTGCGGTTTGGTGGCGCGCGTGGGAACCCCTGGTCGCCAAGCGCGGCTTGGCCGCGTTGTGGGAGCGCGTGATCCCCGAACTATTGCCGGAGGATTTGACCGCGCGCCTCGTGGTGCTACCTGATCCAAGCGGTCCGGCGATTGGCCCCTTCGAAGGCTCGCTTGACTTGTTCGGCGACGAATCGATTCGCCTGGTGGATCTTTCCGGCCATGCGAGAGGCATGCTTGGCGCTTTCGTGCGCACAAACGACGGTGGCACGGTGCTTTTAGCGGCGGACGGCTGCTGGTCGCGCCGGTTGATCGAAACCGGGCGGAAGAACTTCGGCATGCACCGAAAAATCGCGAAAAACAAGAAAAAACAAGATGATGTTTACGATAAGCTAATCGCTCTCGCGTCCGAAATGCCGGAAGTGACAATTGTCCCGAGTCACTGCCCGATCGCCGCCGCCGAGTTTGCCGTGCCGAATTCGTAG
- a CDS encoding TetR/AcrR family transcriptional regulator gives MPKPPLAHLSARERRRIQRICFALFARHGYDHTSMKMITGSLKVADGYLYYYFEGKLDLVHWLIDVGLEKWSSGLRKNLEEQAPEDVYELFKLTLVQTVRFIRKNRDLFGMYFKFINDPDFPLILYLGERVAELDSNYVDHIRRGMQNGRFRSDICPDTAGMVFDVVAVRIHNFVFNPALDPLGVATMNDDDLEKLVEKFVTVFDKGIDAAS, from the coding sequence ATGCCCAAGCCGCCGCTGGCTCATTTGTCCGCGCGCGAAAGACGGCGGATTCAACGAATTTGCTTCGCGCTTTTTGCGCGTCACGGTTACGATCACACGAGCATGAAGATGATCACGGGGTCGCTGAAAGTGGCCGACGGCTATTTGTACTATTACTTCGAGGGGAAACTGGATCTCGTCCATTGGCTCATCGACGTGGGGCTTGAGAAGTGGTCGTCGGGTTTGCGAAAAAACCTGGAGGAGCAAGCGCCCGAGGACGTGTACGAATTATTCAAGCTCACCCTCGTGCAAACCGTGCGTTTCATTCGGAAGAACCGCGACTTGTTCGGGATGTATTTCAAGTTCATCAACGACCCGGATTTCCCGCTGATTCTTTATCTCGGCGAACGCGTTGCGGAACTGGATAGTAACTACGTCGACCACATCCGGCGAGGCATGCAGAACGGCCGTTTTCGTTCCGACATCTGCCCGGATACGGCCGGCATGGTCTTCGATGTCGTGGCTGTTCGCATCCACAACTTCGTGTTCAATCCGGCCCTCGACCCGTTGGGCGTAGCCACCATGAACGACGACGATTTAGAAAAGCTCGTCGAGAAATTCGTCACTGTCTTTGACAAAGGTATCGACGCCGCTTCCTAA
- a CDS encoding GMC family oxidoreductase: MRAFLWTIENSARVRYGRPFSRLPEATRRKWLRHFAEARYPVRILFRTLGIFVKLGYYDNPQRFAALGREYEKPPVVDEPQRWWELVTPGSSITEDLELECDAVVVGTGAGGAVVAAELAERGHAVVMIEQGEYHRRSAFTGRPIDMQKLMYEDRGLTVTLGNVGIVMPYGRCVGGTTTINSGTCFRTPPRVLAEWRERYGLSEYDEASLEPYFQRVESEYRVTPADMKYVGKSGEIIARGAEKLGFEHGPLPRNAPDCDGQGCCALGCPADAKRSTNVSYVPRALQANAFLITGTEVDEITLRDGQACGVSGHVAATGRRVRIKSRVTVLAGGAISTPLLLLQTGLANSSGQVGRNLSIHPSAGVFAINKEELEPEKSIPQGYGVFEFADQDLLLENAHFPLDMAGMFWSQIGPDLQQLQENYNHLSVFGFIIRDTSRGRVRPGHLQRALITYDVNPTDLRGLLHGISTATRIMLASGARAVHGPVHGWRLMRSERDLAANLRRPIRVDDLDLSAYHPLGTCHMGGDARSSVCRPDGRAWDVPGLYIADGSVVPPALGVNPMITISAVAARIADCIHDGLHGGGS, translated from the coding sequence TTGCGGGCCTTTCTGTGGACCATCGAAAACTCGGCCCGGGTTCGCTACGGTCGGCCTTTTTCGCGGCTTCCCGAAGCAACGCGACGCAAATGGCTCCGACACTTCGCCGAGGCTCGGTATCCGGTACGAATACTTTTCCGCACGCTGGGCATCTTCGTCAAACTTGGATACTACGACAACCCGCAGCGTTTCGCGGCGCTGGGGCGCGAGTACGAAAAACCGCCGGTGGTGGATGAACCGCAGCGGTGGTGGGAGTTGGTCACGCCGGGTTCGTCGATTACCGAAGACTTGGAGCTGGAATGCGACGCCGTGGTCGTGGGCACGGGCGCGGGCGGCGCGGTTGTCGCGGCGGAGTTGGCCGAACGAGGCCATGCCGTGGTGATGATCGAGCAGGGTGAGTATCATCGGCGGTCGGCGTTCACCGGGCGGCCGATCGACATGCAGAAACTGATGTACGAAGACCGCGGGCTGACGGTCACACTCGGCAACGTGGGGATCGTGATGCCCTACGGGCGTTGCGTGGGTGGCACGACGACGATCAATTCCGGCACGTGTTTTCGCACGCCGCCGCGCGTGCTGGCCGAGTGGCGCGAACGATACGGCCTGAGTGAGTACGACGAGGCGAGTCTCGAACCCTATTTTCAGCGGGTTGAAAGCGAGTACCGCGTCACGCCGGCGGACATGAAATACGTCGGCAAAAGCGGTGAGATTATCGCGCGCGGCGCCGAGAAGCTGGGCTTCGAGCATGGTCCGCTGCCCCGCAACGCGCCGGATTGCGACGGGCAGGGCTGCTGCGCTCTGGGGTGTCCGGCCGATGCGAAGCGCTCGACGAACGTGAGCTACGTGCCACGCGCCTTGCAGGCCAACGCGTTTTTAATCACCGGCACGGAGGTCGACGAGATCACGCTGCGTGACGGGCAGGCGTGCGGAGTGAGCGGTCATGTGGCGGCGACCGGTCGTCGCGTGCGGATCAAATCACGGGTGACGGTTCTTGCCGGGGGCGCGATTTCCACGCCGCTCTTGCTGCTGCAAACGGGGTTGGCCAACAGTTCCGGACAAGTGGGCCGCAACCTGTCGATTCATCCCAGCGCGGGCGTGTTTGCGATCAATAAGGAGGAACTGGAGCCGGAGAAATCGATCCCGCAAGGTTACGGCGTGTTCGAATTCGCGGATCAGGATCTGTTACTTGAGAACGCGCACTTCCCATTGGACATGGCGGGGATGTTCTGGTCGCAGATCGGGCCGGATTTGCAACAGTTACAGGAGAACTACAACCACCTCTCGGTGTTCGGCTTCATTATTCGCGACACCTCGCGCGGGCGCGTACGGCCGGGACACCTGCAGCGGGCGCTGATTACTTACGACGTCAATCCGACCGACCTGCGCGGGTTGCTGCACGGCATCAGTACGGCGACGCGCATCATGCTGGCATCGGGCGCTCGCGCGGTGCATGGCCCGGTGCACGGTTGGCGGTTGATGCGCAGCGAACGCGACCTGGCCGCTAATCTGCGGCGTCCCATTCGTGTCGACGACCTCGACCTTTCCGCCTATCACCCGCTGGGCACGTGTCACATGGGCGGGGACGCGCGCTCCTCGGTTTGCCGACCCGACGGCCGCGCGTGGGATGTGCCGGGGCTGTACATTGCCGATGGCTCGGTGGTTCCGCCAGCGCTGGGCGTCAACCCGATGATCACGATTTCGGCGGTGGCGGCCCGCATTGCCGATTGCATTCACGACGGATTGCACGGTGGAGGATCGTGA
- a CDS encoding radical SAM protein, protein MKQADYTATALRGKERIHLLLVRPPSYMWPIINESDNFLLPLGFPCLAAYLRERMVGVDIEIIDCPPLRIGWKMLEKLIRDKQPDVVGVGDMICYMHEGMRLVRMAKQINPEIVTVGGGHFHSALPDYSLANYPELDFVVRWEGEESFRQLLEALREGTALSTVGSLAFREGDRVVKTAPVPLIDPLDTLPMPAYDLAPINKYAPFGILWPKAITIQGQRGCPYKCNFCSWSYLEGDHVLDTAGEHLIPRLRQKSPGRILEEIDLLYNEYGVRYLFWVDATWNYDSGIMETLAEGILSRGYKLGWWAFCRPDILLQQHDTGVLRKMVDAGLSHVLMGAERGEEEDMVVIGKHDHKQDSILHISRLLESEYPSVFRQATWMTGLPNDTPEKLKRLGRYARDTHLDFAAFHPFMPYPGTKIWEEYKDSPLLEETDFSKYDMFYPVMRSRAMNRREIAKATERLSLDFVGKQPWRYLRGMFSPVRIRRRLHWWFAVSMVRVVLLDLWHALLGRRTFAGFAAVSKLWKPTWYDR, encoded by the coding sequence GTGAAACAAGCTGACTACACGGCAACCGCGTTACGGGGTAAGGAACGAATTCATCTGTTGCTCGTCCGGCCTCCCAGCTACATGTGGCCGATCATCAATGAATCCGACAACTTTCTCCTGCCGTTGGGCTTTCCGTGCCTCGCCGCGTATTTGCGCGAGCGCATGGTGGGTGTGGACATCGAGATCATCGATTGCCCGCCGTTGCGCATCGGTTGGAAGATGCTCGAGAAACTGATCCGCGACAAGCAACCGGACGTCGTGGGCGTCGGTGACATGATCTGCTACATGCACGAGGGCATGCGTTTGGTGCGCATGGCCAAGCAGATCAACCCGGAAATCGTCACCGTGGGCGGCGGGCATTTTCACTCGGCGCTGCCCGATTATTCCCTCGCGAACTACCCCGAGCTGGACTTCGTCGTGCGGTGGGAAGGCGAAGAATCCTTCCGGCAATTGCTGGAGGCCTTGCGCGAAGGGACGGCCCTATCCACCGTCGGGAGCCTGGCCTTTCGCGAAGGGGACCGCGTCGTCAAAACGGCCCCGGTACCGTTGATCGATCCGCTCGATACCCTGCCGATGCCCGCCTACGACCTGGCACCGATCAACAAATACGCGCCGTTCGGCATCCTGTGGCCAAAGGCGATTACCATTCAGGGGCAACGCGGTTGTCCTTACAAATGTAATTTCTGTTCGTGGTCCTACCTGGAGGGCGACCACGTGCTCGACACGGCGGGCGAGCACCTGATTCCCCGGCTGCGGCAGAAATCGCCGGGCCGCATCCTGGAAGAAATCGATTTGCTCTACAACGAGTACGGCGTGCGCTACTTGTTCTGGGTCGACGCGACGTGGAACTACGATTCCGGGATTATGGAAACGCTGGCCGAGGGGATATTATCCCGCGGTTATAAATTGGGCTGGTGGGCGTTTTGCCGGCCGGACATTTTGCTGCAACAGCACGACACCGGCGTGTTGCGCAAGATGGTCGACGCCGGGCTGTCGCACGTATTGATGGGCGCCGAGCGCGGCGAAGAGGAAGACATGGTCGTGATCGGCAAGCACGATCACAAACAGGATTCCATCTTGCATATTTCGCGCCTCTTGGAGAGCGAGTATCCCTCCGTTTTCCGGCAAGCGACGTGGATGACCGGCCTGCCGAACGATACGCCGGAAAAGCTGAAACGACTGGGGCGTTACGCGCGTGACACACACCTCGACTTCGCCGCGTTCCACCCCTTCATGCCCTACCCCGGCACCAAGATTTGGGAAGAGTACAAAGATTCGCCGTTGCTGGAAGAAACCGACTTCTCCAAGTACGACATGTTCTATCCCGTGATGCGTTCCCGCGCGATGAACCGCCGGGAAATCGCCAAGGCCACCGAGCGCTTGTCGTTGGATTTCGTCGGCAAGCAGCCGTGGCGCTATTTGCGCGGCATGTTCAGCCCGGTTCGCATCCGACGCCGGCTGCATTGGTGGTTCGCGGTATCGATGGTGCGCGTGGTGCTGCTGGACTTATGGCACGCCCTGCTGGGAAGGCGAACCTTCGCCGGTTTCGCGGCCGTCAGCAAATTGTGGAAACCAACTTGGTATGATCGGTAA